The sequence TTCTAATATTATGATTTCTACAATAGGATTAGGTACCTGGGCTATAGGTGGTTGGTCCTGGGGTGGTACTGATGTAGAAAGGTCAATTGAAACAATCAAGGCTTTTATAGATAATGGAGGCAATTTTATTGATACTGCTCCTGCTTATGGTTTAGGACTGTCTGAAGAGATTGTTGGAGAGGCAATAAAGGGTAAGAGAGACAAAGTTGTTTTAGCTACAAAGTGTGGTTTAGTTTGGGATACAGAAAAAGGCACGTTTTTTTTTCAGGAGAACGATAAGCCTGTTTATAGATATCTAGGTAAAGAATCCATAGAAAACGAATTAAACCAAAGCCTTAGAAGATTAAATACTGATTATATAGATCTTTACCAGATCCACTGGCTTGATAGAATTACTCCTGCTGAAGAGGTAATGGGGACTCTTTTAAAGGCTAAAGAAGAGGGGAAGATTAGAGAAATTGGAATATGTAATGCTGGAACTTTAGAAATTGAAGAGTTTATGAAGTATGCAAAAATTCAATCTGATCAAGAGAAATTTAGTATGCTGGATATGGAAGCAAGGTTTGAAAATATACCCTATTGTGTAAAGAATAATATTTCTTTTATAGCCTACTCTCCTCTTGAAAAGGGTTTATTGAGCGGTAAAGTAACTCTTGATAGGGTATTTCCCAAAGACGACAACAGATCTTTCGAATCAAGATTTAGCCCTCAAATTAGGGGAAAAATTTTGAATATTTTGGCTGAGTTCAATAGGCTAAAAGAGAAGTATAATATTACAACAGCACAACTTATTCTGGCCTGGACTAGAATGATGCCAGGAGTTTCATGTTTGCTTGTAGGAGCAAGAAGGGCAGAACAGGTTATAGAAAATCTTAAATCGTCTGATATTTTTCTTGAGCAGAGCGATTGGAACTATATTTTTGATTATGTTGAAAGAAAGGCTGAGAGCATATTTTGATGTTCATAATTTTAAAATATCTATTTTATATTGAGGACAAATAATTTTGGAAAAGATTGATATTATTAAGAAAAATTTAAAAAAAGTCGTTGAAGAAAAAATTCAAAAAATGCCAATTTATTCCTGGATTGATAGTTTTTATGATATATTTATTTCATGGGAAGAATTTTTCGAAATTTTAAAAAAATACGATGACAAAGCATTGTTTAGTATAAGTGAATTTAGCGGTGAAGAGCTTAAGAATATAGAAGAAGAGGTTGTAAAAATATCAATAGAGGGTTTAAAATGTAGAATTAGGAAAGAGATTGAGAAGGAACTTCAATCGGTTGAAAGGTTCTGGATTATAGTAGATAAAGAAGGTCTTAAATTGCCAAGATTTATTGTTTATGATGATGGTGAGAAAAAGAAGAAGGACTTTAATGTTTTTGATTGTTTGAGGGCATATGGCTTAAAACCTGATGGGAACGAAGTTTGGGAAGATGTTGCAAAATCAATTTTGTACTCAAGAGAAAATAGGGAAGAATGGGATCTGGATCTTTATGCTACTTATCTTGAAGCTGAAGATCAGGGGTTAAACGAAGTTCAAAGTTGTTCTACAAAATATATGGATATAGTTTAAGTTTTTTGTATATAATTTTTATATAACTTAAACTTAGGGGGTAATATGAAGATTTTTCGTACTTTCTTAAATGCTGCCCTTCGTAAAAAAATGGGCATAATGGTTCTTTTGAGCTTTTTTGTCTTCGGATTGTTATTGTCTGGTGGTGGATTAATTCAAATTTATAACTTTAGTAATGAAATTCTGTCAAATGATATAGCAAACGCGTCTAAAGGTCTTAATTTATTTCTTGATTCAAAGATTACGGACTCAAAGAGAATTGCTTTGATCCTTTCTACTGAACGCGACCTTGTTAATGATATAAAAAATAAAGATTTTGCTTCTCTATCTTCATTTATTGAAAAAATTTCTCAGCTTTACCCTGGATCATATGTGACAGTTACTGATTCTGATGGCAGAGTTATAGCGAGAAGTAATGCGCCTGCTGAAAGAGGTGATAATTTATCTGATTTACCAGAAATTGCAAGCGCTTTAAGTGGTAAAGTTGAATCTGGCATTGCGAAGGGACATACTACTGGACTATCAGTAAGAAGTGGAGCACCAATTAGAGACGAAAAAGGAAAAATTATTGGAGCCATTTCAACAGGTTTTAAAATTGCTGGAATTAAAGATATTCCAGTTCAAATTAAAGATACTCTTGGAGTAGA comes from Thermodesulfobium acidiphilum and encodes:
- a CDS encoding aldo/keto reductase, whose amino-acid sequence is MEYRKLGTSNIMISTIGLGTWAIGGWSWGGTDVERSIETIKAFIDNGGNFIDTAPAYGLGLSEEIVGEAIKGKRDKVVLATKCGLVWDTEKGTFFFQENDKPVYRYLGKESIENELNQSLRRLNTDYIDLYQIHWLDRITPAEEVMGTLLKAKEEGKIREIGICNAGTLEIEEFMKYAKIQSDQEKFSMLDMEARFENIPYCVKNNISFIAYSPLEKGLLSGKVTLDRVFPKDDNRSFESRFSPQIRGKILNILAEFNRLKEKYNITTAQLILAWTRMMPGVSCLLVGARRAEQVIENLKSSDIFLEQSDWNYIFDYVERKAESIF